One stretch of Croceibacterium atlanticum DNA includes these proteins:
- a CDS encoding YraN family protein: protein MNRALAEQRGRRGERLAALWLRLKAWRILGQRVKTARGEIDLIMKRGKTIAFVEVKWRANVAERDRAIDSYRLRRVAAAAEAVAHNYARNGESIRIDVLLLAPGRWPRHIVNAWQP, encoded by the coding sequence GTGAACCGGGCGCTTGCCGAACAGCGCGGGCGGCGGGGAGAACGGCTCGCCGCATTGTGGCTGCGCCTGAAAGCCTGGCGCATACTTGGCCAGCGGGTGAAGACTGCCCGCGGGGAAATCGACCTGATAATGAAGCGGGGCAAGACGATAGCCTTCGTCGAGGTGAAATGGCGCGCCAATGTGGCGGAGCGCGACCGCGCAATCGACAGCTATCGCCTCCGCCGGGTCGCCGCCGCAGCGGAGGCGGTGGCTCATAATTACGCCAGAAACGGAGAATCCATCCGCATCGATGTGCTTCTCCTTGCACCCGGGCGCTGGCCTCGCCACATCGTGAACGCCTGGCAGCCGTAA
- the rsmI gene encoding 16S rRNA (cytidine(1402)-2'-O)-methyltransferase, producing the protein MNDTSELEPLSPGLYIVATPIGNLGDITLRGADILRRCAVIACEDTRVTQKLARHLGIAGSLWRYDDHSAPADRQRLIESMRNQAVALVTDAGTPLVSDPGYRLVREAREAGIPVTSLPGPTAPIAALTLSGLPNDRFLFAGFLPPKEKARRDVLEELSNLRSTLIFFETAPRLLKSLQAIEEILPGREVAVAREITKLHEECRTGTAAELAAHYAEFPPRGEIVLMVGPPGEQVSSADDADEMLREALADMKPSQAAAFVAKSTGLDRKALYARALELREA; encoded by the coding sequence GTGAACGACACCAGTGAACTCGAACCTTTGTCTCCCGGCCTCTATATTGTCGCGACGCCAATTGGCAATCTCGGCGATATAACCTTGCGGGGAGCCGACATTCTCAGGCGATGTGCCGTCATCGCCTGCGAGGATACGCGCGTTACGCAGAAGCTGGCGCGGCACTTGGGAATCGCCGGTTCGCTGTGGCGTTATGACGATCACAGCGCGCCCGCAGACCGGCAGAGATTGATCGAATCCATGCGGAATCAGGCCGTGGCGCTCGTCACCGATGCCGGCACGCCGCTGGTGTCCGACCCTGGATACCGGCTTGTGCGGGAAGCGCGGGAAGCTGGAATCCCGGTCACCAGCCTGCCCGGGCCGACCGCGCCAATCGCGGCGCTGACATTATCGGGTCTGCCCAATGATCGCTTCCTCTTCGCCGGTTTCCTGCCGCCAAAGGAGAAAGCCCGCCGTGATGTGCTGGAGGAATTGAGCAATCTTCGGTCCACGCTGATTTTTTTCGAAACTGCGCCGCGCCTGCTGAAATCTTTACAGGCGATAGAAGAGATCCTGCCGGGCCGCGAAGTTGCCGTCGCGCGCGAGATTACCAAGCTGCACGAGGAATGCCGCACCGGGACGGCGGCGGAACTGGCCGCGCATTATGCCGAGTTTCCGCCACGGGGCGAAATCGTGCTGATGGTCGGCCCGCCGGGAGAGCAGGTGTCCAGCGCGGATGACGCGGACGAGATGCTGCGCGAAGCCCTGGCCGACATGAAACCGTCCCAGGCGGCTGCTTTCGTCGCGAAGTCCACCGGCCTCGATCGCAAGGCTCTCTATGCAAGGGCGCTGGAGCTGCGCGAGGCGTGA
- a CDS encoding penicillin-binding protein activator — protein MLGSLKRGLVALTLAAGLAGCQVIPGGDGVQTGPAEPGETTGPSDTALPTDTTRHRIALLVPLSGSNADVGRSIANATTMALLDTDAQNLRITTYDTATNAQSAAARAIADGNRLILGPLLRQNVGPVLSQAKPADVPLITFSNDISVASSDVFVLGHVPEQSVARTVAYAHANGARNFAALIPNGEYGSRAADAFSAAVRRVGGRLVATESYDRGNTSIVSAAERLESKADFDAVLVADGARLSAMAAGALKEPGMVLPTILGTELWSGEASIANASAMRGALFAAVSDARYRQFLDSYKSRFGETPYRIATLGYDSVLLTLRVARDWEPGTQFPVRELLGTDGFLGLDGPFRFRGDGVGERAMEVRRIGNGTIDVVDPAPQRFD, from the coding sequence ATGTTGGGAAGTCTTAAGCGCGGCCTGGTCGCATTGACACTGGCCGCGGGGCTTGCCGGCTGCCAGGTCATACCCGGCGGTGACGGAGTCCAGACCGGGCCCGCCGAACCGGGAGAGACGACCGGGCCGAGCGATACGGCCCTGCCCACCGACACCACTCGCCATAGGATTGCGCTGCTGGTGCCCCTGTCGGGCAGCAATGCCGATGTCGGGCGTTCGATCGCCAATGCCACCACCATGGCCCTGCTCGATACGGATGCGCAGAATCTGCGGATCACGACCTATGACACCGCCACCAATGCCCAGAGCGCGGCGGCCCGCGCCATTGCTGATGGCAACAGGCTGATCCTCGGCCCCCTGCTGCGCCAGAATGTCGGCCCGGTGCTGAGCCAGGCCAAGCCGGCCGATGTGCCGCTGATTACCTTCTCCAACGATATTTCCGTGGCGTCGAGCGATGTGTTCGTGCTGGGCCATGTGCCTGAACAATCCGTGGCACGCACCGTTGCTTATGCTCACGCCAATGGCGCCCGCAATTTCGCGGCGCTGATTCCCAATGGCGAATATGGCAGCCGGGCTGCCGATGCCTTCTCCGCCGCGGTGCGCCGCGTCGGCGGCCGGCTGGTCGCCACCGAAAGCTATGACCGGGGGAACACATCCATCGTCAGCGCGGCCGAACGGCTTGAAAGCAAGGCCGATTTCGATGCCGTGCTGGTGGCTGACGGCGCCCGCCTTTCCGCCATGGCTGCTGGCGCACTCAAGGAACCCGGCATGGTATTGCCGACCATTCTCGGCACCGAATTGTGGAGCGGGGAAGCAAGCATCGCCAATGCCTCCGCCATGCGGGGCGCCCTGTTCGCGGCAGTTTCGGATGCGCGTTATCGCCAGTTCCTCGACAGCTACAAGTCGCGCTTCGGCGAAACGCCCTATCGCATTGCCACCCTTGGCTATGACTCGGTGCTGCTTACCCTCCGTGTTGCCCGCGACTGGGAACCGGGCACGCAATTCCCGGTTCGGGAACTGCTCGGGACGGATGGGTTCCTCGGCCTGGATGGGCCGTTCCGCTTTCGCGGAGACGGCGTGGGCGAACGGGCAATGGAAGTTCGCCGCATCGGAAATGGCACGATTGACGTGGTGGATCCCGCCCCTCAGCGTTTCGATTGA